The genomic segment CGAGCTGAATGCGGAAGAAGACCGCAAACGCCGTGAACTGGTAGAAGCGAAAAACAACGCTGACCAACTCGTATACTCGGTAGACAAAACGATTAAAGATCTTGGCGACAAAGTAGCTCCAGAAGAAATCGAAAAAGCAAACGTAGCGAAAGAAAAAGTAACTGCTTCGCTTGCAACCGACAACCTGGAGGAAATTAAAGCAGCTTCTGATGAGCTGACTGAAATTGTACAGCAGCTATCCGTGAAGCTGTATGAGCAAGCGGCTGGGCAGCCAGGCGCAGAAGGCGAACAGCCGGAAGCAAAAGGCAAAGACAATGTGGTTGACGCTGACTACGAAGTAGTTGACGACAAAAACTAAGCTTGTATCGCGGAAGAGGTCAAAGACAGGGCTTCCCCTGTCTTTGACCTTGTTCCATGATTGAAGTATATAAAAAAGCTTCGACGAGAAGTTGTTACGAAGCTATACTTTTTTTAAAAGGATAAGTTGAACGAAGGAAATATATGAAGCATGGGAGTAACGGAGAGAAAGATTGGCAACGGAGGAGTTGCAGCTTTTCGTAGAAAAGCTGCTTCGTAAGCATAAGCTTAACGTCCGCCTTTGTTTTCTTATTTCATCCTCAACGAGGAAAAGAATTAAGAAATAAGAAAGCAACAGCGGCCGGAAGTCCAGTCTTTCTCGCAGTGGCGACCACGGCGCACATACCACTTTCTTTCGTCCAGCTTATCCGACACATTTATGGGCGGAGGTGATACCGTTTGTCAAAAAGAGATTATTATGAAATTCTGGGTGTAGGCAAGGACGCTTCAGCGGATGACATTAAGAAATCGTACCGTCAGCTCGCGCGAAAGTATCATCCGGACGTCAACAAGGCAGCTGATGCCGAGACGCAGTTTAAGGAAGTCAAGGAAGCTTACGACGTACTGAGTGACGATGGCAAACGCTCTACCTATGACCGATATGGTCATGTTGACCCGAATCAAGGCATGGGCGGTGGAGCAGGCGGTTTCGACGGCGGCGGCTTCGGCGATATTTTCGATATGTTCTTCGGTGGCGGCGGCGGCCGGCGTGATCCGAATGCGCCACAGCGTGGCAGCGATTTGCAATATACAATGACGATTGATTTCAAGGAAGCGGTATTCGGCAAGGAAACGGAGATTACGATTCCTCGTACGGAAAACTGTGATACTTGCAGCGGTTCTGGTGCTAAGCCGGGAACGAAGCCAGACACTTGCTCCGTATGTAGCGGTACTGGGCAGCAGGAGGTTGTGCAAAATACGCCATTCGGCCGTATGGTCAACCGCCGTGCATGCTCCAACTGTAGCGGAACGGGCCGCGTAATCAAAGAAAAATGCGGAACTTGCCATGGCGCAGGCAAAGTGAAAAAACAGCGTAAAATTACAGTGAAAATCCCGGCTGGCGTTGATGAAGGCGCGCAAATCCGTTTGTCTGGCGAAGGTGAAGCTGGCCAACGCGGCGGTCCTGCGGGCGATTTGTACATCGTTATTCGCGTAAGAGCGCATGAGTTTTTTGAGCGTGAAAACGACGATATTTATTGCGAGGTTCCTCTGTCCTTCGTACAGGCGGCACTCGGTGATGAAATCGAAATCCCGACGCTGACGGAGAAAATCAAGCTGAAAATTCCAGCCGGCACTCAGACGGGCACATACTTCCGCCTGAAAGGCAAAGGTGTTCCTAAGCTGCGCGGATATGGGCAGGGCGACCAGCATGTTAAAGTGACAGTCATTACCCCACAGAAGCTGACGGATGAACAGAAAGAGCTGCTTCGCCAGTTTGGCGGCGTTTCAGGCTCCGTTCCGACAGAAACAGCAGAAAATCACGAATCGATTTTTGAACGGATGAAAAAGGCGTTCCGCGGCGAATAAGCGCGGATCGTCTTTTTTTCTGAAAGCATGCGAAAAAACGAATAATAATGGCGCCGGCTTTCCATTCTATCGAAGTAGGAAGCGGGGCGGTTGAATACCACCCAACTATACGAAGAAGGAGGCTGGGCCCATTATGGCTGATCAACACATACGCGCTGTATTTGAACATTCTGAGGCGGCACAGGGAGCGCTGCGCAAGCTGCAGGCGCTTCGGGTTGATGGACAAGCAGACAGTACGGCACTTACCGCGACGCTTGAAGAGCATGTCAAAGACAGGGCACTGCGTCTGATTGAGGATGCGGGCGGAAGTATGGAGCAATTGATGTAACCGGGCAAAGTTGAGCCGGTGCTGGCGTTCGCAAGCGGAGAGGGCAGGAGCAAGGGGCCTGCCTTCTCTTTTTGCTATGCGCAAAAGATGATTTAACGGCTGGAAAGGCTGTAAAATAGCAGGATTATCACATTTTCAAATACATATTTTGTGCATCAATGCGGATTGGTGTACAATAGATGTTAGTTTTTCACACTGGAGGCGTAGAAGCAAATGAAATGGCATGAACTTACAATCTCGACGACAGAGCAAGCGATTGAGATGATTTCTAACTTTTTGCATGAACGGGATGCGGACGGGGTTTCCATTGAAGAATCCGGCACGCTGAACAAACAACGGGACACGTCCCTCGGCCAGTGGTATGAAACGCCGCTGAATGATATTCCGGAAGGACAAGCCGTTATAAAGGGGTATTTTTCGGAAGGAACAGATATCGCCGCTTTGAAAGCAGAGCTGGTAGCACCGATTGAACAGCTGCGCGAATTTGGCATTGATCCAGGCGATTATGAAATTACTTCGCAAATGGTAGACGAAGAGGATTGGGCGACGGCATGGAAGCAATATTTCAAGCCGCTTAAAGTATCGGATACACTCACGATCAAACCGACGTGGGAAGAATACGAAGCTGCGCCGAATGAGAAAATTATTGAGCTTGACCCGGGCATGGCTTTTGGGACAGGCACACATCCGACAACTTCCCTCTGCCTGCAGACGCTGGAATCCGTCATTAAAGGCGGCGAGGAAATCATCGACGTTGGTACAGGCTCGGGCATTTTGGCGATTGGAGCTTGCAGGCTGGGCGCAAGCCGTGTGCTTGCTCTTGATCTCGATCCAATTGCTGTAACGAGCGCGACGGAAAATGTGCGCCTGAATGGGCTGGAGCAGCAAGTCGAAGTTAAGCTCAGCGATCTGCTTGGCGTATTAGGAGGCAAAGGGGCACGCGGATCTGTCGGCTCTAATGAATCCACGACGGTATCGGTGCCAGTCGATCTGGTCGTTGCGAATATTTTAGCAGAAATTATTTTGCTGTTTATTGATGAGGTGTATCAAGCCTTGAAGCCGGGCGGGCTGTATATTTCCTCCGGTATTTATAAAAACAAGGAAGAGCTTGTGGAGCAGGGGCTAGTGAAAGCGGGCTTTATCGTGGAAGAAACACGCCGCAATGAAGACTGGGTTGTATTCGTAGCACGCAAGCCGCAGGTAGCACAATGAGTATGGAAGGTTGGTTTGCTTATCCGACCGCTGAATTGCCTTTTGCTGTGCTTGTGCTTATTATTGCTTTCACCGTTCACGAGTTTGCGCATGCTTACACGGCGTACAAGTTCGGTGACAATACGGCCTATGATGCAGGCAGGGTAACATTGAATCCGCGCGTCCATTTGGATGTGCTTGGCATGATTTTGATTTTGCTTGCCGGCTTCGGCTGGGCCAAGCCTGTACCGGTAAACCAAAATCGTTTTAAGCATCCGCGATTAATGGGCGTGATTGTGACGGCGGCAGGTCCGCTTAGCAACTTTGTGCTCGGACTGCTTGGCATTATTCTTTATTATCTCAGCATCAAGACGGGGCTGTACCATATGGGCTCCATTGGCGTACAGGATGCTTTGCAAGTGTTTTTCTCGTATTTCATTTCGCTTAACTTTTTGCTGTTTATTTTTAATTTGATTCCATTGCCGCCACTTGACGGCTACCGGATCATTCAAAATCTCGTACCGCTTAAAGTTGGCTATAAAATGGAGCAGAACATGCAATGGGGCATTATTATTTTTCTGCTGCTATTGTTCATTCCACCGCTTCGCGCTGTGACCATTAGTCCGATTCTGAATTATTCGCAGGAATTGGCAGCTTATTTTATGGGCTTGCTCGGCGGGCTGTTTATTTAAATATAGGAAAGGATATGGTTTTTCATCCTTTCTCTATATTTTTACGGGAAACAGCAGCTTTGCCGCCAGTGGACGGAGGGCGGCCGTTTCACCTAGTGTGGCACGGTTTGGTCATGGATTTTCGACATGAAAACATGCTATTATGAAGGATGGTTATGTAGACGATATGCAGCGGTATTTTATAGCGAAAGAGCAGTTTGAAAATAATGAAGTCCGCTTGCTTGGCGAGGATGCATTTCACGCTGTTCGCGTCATGCGGATGAAGGCGGGCGATACGTTTATCGCAAGCGACGGCGAGCAGCGGGTGGTGCTTGCTTCTGTGCGGGAAGCAGCGTCCACCGAGGTTGTCGCGGCTATTGCAGAAGAGCTTCCCCAAAATAGCGAGCCGAGTTGGTCGGTTACGATTGCCCAAGCCTTGCCGAAAGGCGACAAGATGGAGCTGGTCATCCAGAAGGGCACCGAAATTGGCGCTTATTCGTTTGTCCCGTTCCAGTCGGAGCGCATGATCGTGCAATATGACGGTAAGAAGGAAGCGAAGCGCCTAGAGCGTTGGGGCAAAATCGCCAAGGAAGCGGCGGAGCAGTCGCATCGCTGCCGCGTTCCGGCTGTAGAGCCGGTGCGGAGCTGGCGCGAGCTGGTCAAGTCGATCGCTTCCTATGATTTCGTTTTGTTTTGTTACGAACGCGAAGGCGATGCAGCGGAAGGTGTGGGTATTAGACAGGCGCTGAATAGCTGGAGCTCTAACAGAGGCAGCGATACTTCCGCTCCGAGCGTATTGCTAATGGTAGGGCCGGAGGGCGGCTTTACAGAGCGTGAAGCAGATGAGGCAGAAGCAGCAGGAGCCATCATTGTCGGCCTCGGCAAAAGGATATTGCGGACGGAAACCGCAGGTATCGTCGGATTGACATGCTTGCTGTATGAAGCCGGAGAAATGGGAGGAGTATAACAACATGCCATCGGTTGCATTTTATACATTAGGCTGCAAAGTGAATTTTTACGACACGGAAGCAATATGGCAACTATTCAAAAATGAAGGCTACGAGCAGGTCGATTTTGAAGCGACCGCTGATGTTTATTTAATCAACACCTGTACGGTGACCAATACAGGCGACAAGAAGAGCCGCCAAATCATTCGCCGTGCGGTGCGCCGCAATCCGGATGCCGTTATAGCGGTAACCGGCTGCTACGCACAGACGTCCCCGGCCGAAATTATGGCGATTCCTGGCGTCGATCTCGTTATCGGTACGCAGGACCGTGAGAAAATTATGACATTTGTCGATCAAATTCATGCAGACCGTCAGCCGGTCAACGCTGTTCGCAACATTATGAAGACGCGTGAGTTTGAGGAGCTGGATGTGCCGGATTTTGCCGAGCGTACGCGGGCGTTTCTGAAAATTCAGGAGGGCTGCAACAACTTCTGCACCTTCTGCATCATCCCATGGTCGCGCGGGCTGTCCCGCAGCCGGGAGGCGCATAGCGTTGTTGAGCAGGCGAAGCAGCTGGTTACGGCAGGCTATAAGGAAATTGTGCTTACGGGCATTCACACAGGCGGCTATGGCGACGATTTGGATAACTACCGTCTGAGCGACCTGCTGTGGGATCTGGATCATATCGAAGGGCTCGAGCGTATCCGCATCAGCTCGATCGAAGCAAGCCAGATCGATGAGGCGATGATTGATGTGCTGAATCGGTCCACGAAAATGTGCCGCCATCTCCATATTCCGCTGCAGGCCGGCGAAAACTCCGTGCTGAAGCGGATGCGCCGCAAATATACGACCGAGGAATTCGCGGCGAAAATCAAGCGTATCCGCGAGGTTATGCCAGGCGTAGCTATTACAACGGACGTCATCGTTGGTTTCCCTGGCGAAACGGACGAAATGTTCGAGGAAGGCTTCCGCTTTATGGAGGAGCTGGGCTTCTCGGAAATGCACGTGTTCCCTTACTCCAAACGGACGGGTACACCGGCAGCGCGCATGGAGGATCAAGTGGATGAAGAACTTAAGAACGAACGCGTTCATAAGCTGATCGACTTGTCCGAGCGTATGCAGCTTGCCTATGCAGAGAAGTATGTAGGCGCTGTGCTTGATATTATTCCAGAGCGCGACTACAAGGGAGCTCCAGGAACGGGACTCGTTATGGGCTATTCCGACAACTACATTCAAGTGGTATTCAACGGCTCCGAGGACTTAATCGGCAAGCTGTGCCGCGTTAAGGTTACGGAAGCGGGCGTCAATGAATGCCGAGGCCAGCTTGTGCGAGTGCTGGAAGGCGAAGCGCATGCGCTTCGCGGCTCCGAAACTCACAGCTTCGTGCTGGAGCTGGATAATGAGCAAGATCAGCAAGCTGCCGTTCATACAAAAGCGGAAGCACTGAGAGCATAACAAAAGGCCATACATTAGGCTTGAATTTCGGCCGCTGGCTTCGCTAGGAGGAAGCGGCCGAAATTTTCGCTATTGCGATATGATGTCAATCAGGCAAGGGGGAAACAGGTGTGAAGGAAATATCAGCAGGAGGCGTCGTCTACCGCCGCACGGAGGAAGGCAAGCTGCAAATTCAGCTTATTCAGGATCGTTATGGCAAAGTATCGCTTCCCAAAGGCAAGATGGAGGCAGGCGAAACCGTTGAGCAGACCGCATTGCGGGAAATTGCTGAGGAAACGGGGCTTCAGGGCAATATCATAGCACCTATTGACCAAATTAAATATCAGTACCAGCATGATACCTATGGTACGGTCGATAAAGAGGTTCACTATTACCTGGTTGAAGCCATCGGCGGCGATTTGCAAGCTCAAGTAGAAGAAATTCGCGGAGTGGATTGGTTCGAGCCGCTTGATGCATGGAGACGCCAGAAACAATCTGGCTATGACAACAATAATCGGATCGTCTCCGGTGCATTAGAGCTGCTGGGCATACCATTTACATAGTTTTATGGTGCAGCGTTGGAAGTTTAATCTTGGCGGGACATCCGTCGCAGCGCTGGCAAATAGCAGAGCGGAAGGGCAAGCAGCGAGCTGAAAATATTAAACAGCGTTTGCGCATGGGCAATTTGCGCCGCTGGAGCTGCCGTCAGCCAAGCTGACAGTCCAGCGAGCAAGCCGATAAACGGCATAAAGAGCAGCGCGCCGCCGACATTCAGCGTTACATGGGCGAGCGCAACGAATTGACCCGCGCGCGATCCGCCAATAGAGGCGAGCAGCGCAGTGACGCAGGTGCCGATATTTGCGCCCAGCACAACGGCGATGCCGACCTCTAGCGGCATCGCTCCGATTGCCGCAAAACCCATAATAATGGCTATGACAGCCGTGCTGCTATGCACAGCTGCAGTTAGCACCGCGCCGGCGGCCAGCCCCCACCAGAGGCTGTCCGCCGTTTTGCTCATAAACCAGTCAAATAGGGCGCTTTGCTGAATGTCTGGGCCAACGCTTTGCATCATCGCCATGCCGGCGAGCAATATGCCAAAGCCGAGTGTGGCAACGGAAGCGGAACGAAGCGTGTTTAGCCAGCCGCCAGTCCGCAAGGCGGGGATAAGCTGCAGCTCGCCGAGCAGTGCGGTCAGCAGCCACGCGGAGACGGAGAGGATGAGCAGCGGCATTGTGAGACGCTCAAGGCTAAGTCCGAGCAGCTCCGTCGTCAGGCAGGTGCCGATGTTGGTGCCAAGAATGATGCCGAGCGTTCGCGGAAAGGTGAGCAGTCCGGCATTGACGAGACCTATAGAGATGACGGTTACGGCTGTGCTGCTTTGAAGAAAAGCAGTAGAGATGGCGCCAGCCGCCAGTCCGTGAATGGGCGTAGCGGTAAAACGCTGCAAAATACGATTCAATTGCGTTCCGGCAAGGCGATGCAGCGCCAGCTCCATCAGCTTCATGCCGCTTAAGAACAAAGTAAAGCCGATTGCAATCGGCAAAATAATAGAATGAAGCATGGGCTGATTCTCCTTTTCTAAAAACGAGTGACAGGTGTACCCATACATATATGCAGCAAACAAGACAAGCATGACAAGCATGAGAGAGGTTGGTTTTGCCATTATGACGAAAGCAAGGATAGCGCTGCAGCGCGGGCGCAAAAAACGTTTGGAGCAGGGCCACCCCTGGGTATATGCAAGCGAAATTGATAAAATGGAAGGCGCCGCAGAGCCGGGCGGCTTGGTTGATGTAGTCAGCCACCAAGGACGTTATCTGGCGACGGGCTATTGGAATCCAAAATCGCAAATTACGGTGCGCATTGTTTCGTACAAGCCGCTGGAGGCGATGGATGCTGCTTTTTTCCAAGAGCGTTTCCAGCAGGCGAAGGAGCATCGCAGCCGTTTTGTACCGGATCAGGATTGCAGGCTCGTATACGGAGAAGCTGATTTCCTGCCAGGGTTGACCGTTGACCGCTTTAATGATGTGCTGGTTATCCAATTGCTGACGCTTGGCATGGACATTCACCGTGATGCGATCATTGAAGCGCTTATCGAGGTGTTTGAGCCGCGCGGCATTTATGAGCGCAGTGATGTCGGTGTCAGACAGCTGGAGGGCTTAGAGAAGCGTACAGGTGTGCTATACGGGGAATGCCCGGCCATATTGGAGATCGAAGAAAATGGGCTAAAGCTTGAGGTTGATATAGTAGAAGGCCAGAAAACAGGCTATTTCTATGACCAGCGTGAAAATCGCGCCTCCATTGCTCCGCTGATGAAGGGCTGGGGCCACCGCAGCGGCATTAAACTAATGCCGAAGCCAACTGAGGCGGGCAGTGCGAATGCAGAGACAGCAGGTGAACTCGTCCCAGTCAATGCAAATGGCAAAGAAGTGACCTTCCCCTATTGGGACGGTGCGACGGTGCTGGAATGCTTTGCTCATACGGGCAGCTTTACGCTGCATGCTTGCAAATACGGGGCAAAGAAAGTGACCTGCCTGGATATTTCCGAGCATGCGATTGATACGGCGCGCCGCAACGTGGAGCGCAACGGTTTTACCGATCGCGTACAGTTCGTCGTAACCGATGCTTTTGACTACTTAAGGCAGCAAACGAAGGGGCTGGAGGAGCGTTTGGAGCGCAGCCGTGCAGGCACGGATACGTCCAAGCCGATCAGCGGCGGCGGCCAAACTTGGGATGTTGTCATTTTGGACCCTCCGGCGTTTGCCAAAACAAAAAATGCGGTAGCAGGTGCTGTCCGCGGCTATAAAGATATTAATTTGCATGGCATGAAGCTGGTAAATGAAGGCGGCTATCTGGTAACGGCGAGCTGCTCGTACCATATGCGTCCTGATTTGTTTCTGGAGACGATCCAGGAGGCCGCTTCTGATGCAGGCAAGCTGCTCCGGCTCGTGGAATGGCGAGCGGCGGGCAAGGATCATCCGCAGCTGCTTGGCGTAACTGAAGGACATTACTTGAAATTTGCCATCTTTGAGGTGCGCAGCAAATAACGGAAACCTCTTGAACGGCGAGTGTGCTTATGGCTCGTTCAAGAGGTTTTTTTGCCCAATATTTAAGAACGTATGTTTGAAGGACCCGTGAAAAGTCGCGGCGGGTATGGTAGTATGGTTGATAATAGACAGGTTACGGAAGGAAGGGCTGCAGGATGCCGCTTCAATTAGTGCTGGGCCGCTCGGGAGCGGGAAAAAC from the Paenibacillus sp. BIHB 4019 genome contains:
- a CDS encoding Na/Pi symporter, producing the protein MLHSIILPIAIGFTLFLSGMKLMELALHRLAGTQLNRILQRFTATPIHGLAAGAISTAFLQSSTAVTVISIGLVNAGLLTFPRTLGIILGTNIGTCLTTELLGLSLERLTMPLLILSVSAWLLTALLGELQLIPALRTGGWLNTLRSASVATLGFGILLAGMAMMQSVGPDIQQSALFDWFMSKTADSLWWGLAAGAVLTAAVHSSTAVIAIIMGFAAIGAMPLEVGIAVVLGANIGTCVTALLASIGGSRAGQFVALAHVTLNVGGALLFMPFIGLLAGLSAWLTAAPAAQIAHAQTLFNIFSSLLALPLCYLPALRRMSRQD
- a CDS encoding RsmE family RNA methyltransferase, whose amino-acid sequence is MQRYFIAKEQFENNEVRLLGEDAFHAVRVMRMKAGDTFIASDGEQRVVLASVREAASTEVVAAIAEELPQNSEPSWSVTIAQALPKGDKMELVIQKGTEIGAYSFVPFQSERMIVQYDGKKEAKRLERWGKIAKEAAEQSHRCRVPAVEPVRSWRELVKSIASYDFVLFCYEREGDAAEGVGIRQALNSWSSNRGSDTSAPSVLLMVGPEGGFTEREADEAEAAGAIIVGLGKRILRTETAGIVGLTCLLYEAGEMGGV
- a CDS encoding site-2 protease family protein, whose protein sequence is MSMEGWFAYPTAELPFAVLVLIIAFTVHEFAHAYTAYKFGDNTAYDAGRVTLNPRVHLDVLGMILILLAGFGWAKPVPVNQNRFKHPRLMGVIVTAAGPLSNFVLGLLGIILYYLSIKTGLYHMGSIGVQDALQVFFSYFISLNFLLFIFNLIPLPPLDGYRIIQNLVPLKVGYKMEQNMQWGIIIFLLLLFIPPLRAVTISPILNYSQELAAYFMGLLGGLFI
- a CDS encoding class I SAM-dependent rRNA methyltransferase gives rise to the protein MTSMREVGFAIMTKARIALQRGRKKRLEQGHPWVYASEIDKMEGAAEPGGLVDVVSHQGRYLATGYWNPKSQITVRIVSYKPLEAMDAAFFQERFQQAKEHRSRFVPDQDCRLVYGEADFLPGLTVDRFNDVLVIQLLTLGMDIHRDAIIEALIEVFEPRGIYERSDVGVRQLEGLEKRTGVLYGECPAILEIEENGLKLEVDIVEGQKTGYFYDQRENRASIAPLMKGWGHRSGIKLMPKPTEAGSANAETAGELVPVNANGKEVTFPYWDGATVLECFAHTGSFTLHACKYGAKKVTCLDISEHAIDTARRNVERNGFTDRVQFVVTDAFDYLRQQTKGLEERLERSRAGTDTSKPISGGGQTWDVVILDPPAFAKTKNAVAGAVRGYKDINLHGMKLVNEGGYLVTASCSYHMRPDLFLETIQEAASDAGKLLRLVEWRAAGKDHPQLLGVTEGHYLKFAIFEVRSK
- a CDS encoding NUDIX domain-containing protein — translated: MKEISAGGVVYRRTEEGKLQIQLIQDRYGKVSLPKGKMEAGETVEQTALREIAEETGLQGNIIAPIDQIKYQYQHDTYGTVDKEVHYYLVEAIGGDLQAQVEEIRGVDWFEPLDAWRRQKQSGYDNNNRIVSGALELLGIPFT
- the mtaB gene encoding tRNA (N(6)-L-threonylcarbamoyladenosine(37)-C(2))-methylthiotransferase MtaB, with the translated sequence MPSVAFYTLGCKVNFYDTEAIWQLFKNEGYEQVDFEATADVYLINTCTVTNTGDKKSRQIIRRAVRRNPDAVIAVTGCYAQTSPAEIMAIPGVDLVIGTQDREKIMTFVDQIHADRQPVNAVRNIMKTREFEELDVPDFAERTRAFLKIQEGCNNFCTFCIIPWSRGLSRSREAHSVVEQAKQLVTAGYKEIVLTGIHTGGYGDDLDNYRLSDLLWDLDHIEGLERIRISSIEASQIDEAMIDVLNRSTKMCRHLHIPLQAGENSVLKRMRRKYTTEEFAAKIKRIREVMPGVAITTDVIVGFPGETDEMFEEGFRFMEELGFSEMHVFPYSKRTGTPAARMEDQVDEELKNERVHKLIDLSERMQLAYAEKYVGAVLDIIPERDYKGAPGTGLVMGYSDNYIQVVFNGSEDLIGKLCRVKVTEAGVNECRGQLVRVLEGEAHALRGSETHSFVLELDNEQDQQAAVHTKAEALRA
- the prmA gene encoding 50S ribosomal protein L11 methyltransferase codes for the protein MKWHELTISTTEQAIEMISNFLHERDADGVSIEESGTLNKQRDTSLGQWYETPLNDIPEGQAVIKGYFSEGTDIAALKAELVAPIEQLREFGIDPGDYEITSQMVDEEDWATAWKQYFKPLKVSDTLTIKPTWEEYEAAPNEKIIELDPGMAFGTGTHPTTSLCLQTLESVIKGGEEIIDVGTGSGILAIGACRLGASRVLALDLDPIAVTSATENVRLNGLEQQVEVKLSDLLGVLGGKGARGSVGSNESTTVSVPVDLVVANILAEIILLFIDEVYQALKPGGLYISSGIYKNKEELVEQGLVKAGFIVEETRRNEDWVVFVARKPQVAQ
- the dnaJ gene encoding molecular chaperone DnaJ, which produces MSKRDYYEILGVGKDASADDIKKSYRQLARKYHPDVNKAADAETQFKEVKEAYDVLSDDGKRSTYDRYGHVDPNQGMGGGAGGFDGGGFGDIFDMFFGGGGGRRDPNAPQRGSDLQYTMTIDFKEAVFGKETEITIPRTENCDTCSGSGAKPGTKPDTCSVCSGTGQQEVVQNTPFGRMVNRRACSNCSGTGRVIKEKCGTCHGAGKVKKQRKITVKIPAGVDEGAQIRLSGEGEAGQRGGPAGDLYIVIRVRAHEFFERENDDIYCEVPLSFVQAALGDEIEIPTLTEKIKLKIPAGTQTGTYFRLKGKGVPKLRGYGQGDQHVKVTVITPQKLTDEQKELLRQFGGVSGSVPTETAENHESIFERMKKAFRGE